A genomic stretch from bacterium includes:
- a CDS encoding toll/interleukin-1 receptor domain-containing protein — DQEDPAYKLLRMALRGEGIDCWDPGSMKVGRNLGAQLRAAIEECSVCVFLATQNSVKSNWCLAELGAFWGARKPVIVYLADTAVSVSFR, encoded by the coding sequence CGACCAGGAGGATCCGGCATACAAACTCCTGCGTATGGCGCTCAGGGGAGAAGGAATCGATTGCTGGGATCCCGGATCCATGAAAGTCGGCCGGAACCTCGGGGCCCAGCTCCGAGCAGCAATCGAGGAGTGTTCCGTCTGCGTTTTCCTGGCAACTCAGAACTCCGTGAAATCGAACTGGTGTCTGGCGGAGCTCGGTGCGTTCTGGGGCGCCCGGAAGCCGGTGATCGTATATCTCGCTGACACAGCAGTATCCGTGTCCTTCCGGTAA
- a CDS encoding IS66 family transposase, whose product MELDTAELMAILERVKPLLEAGDYEKLKASVETLVWLEAELEKKGARVARLRKALSINTKKTEKTSEVLKGAGATESPQGNDEERSGEKPEKKKKKPKGHGRNGADAYEGAGKTQVPHESLKPGDSCPECETTSAKVYPLINPVKLVRVRGQAPIQAEVYELEGLRCNLCLKVFRAKAPEEVGEKKYDETSASMIGLLKYGTGLPFNRLARLMKSFKIPLPTSTQWDIIRKAAIILKIACEELIRQAAQWDIFYNDDTSIKILQLLKENQQIEQAGSKERTGIFTSAIVASCDDHKIAVFFTGRQHAGENLGDVLRHRAKELERPMHMCDGLSRNVPKDFADLLIKANCMAHGRRKFVEVADNFPQECLHVLKSLCRVYRNDATARKEEMSPEERLRFHQDHSAKVMTDLKSWMNEQLEERNVEPNSSLGGAFSYMLKRWDKLTLFLRKPGAPLDNNICERALKKAVLHRKNALFYKTEKGARVADRFMSLIYTAELEGVDPFDYLTELLKHPEEVRRSPQDWMPWNYQAAVAAAEAAIAQSDVDLAA is encoded by the coding sequence ATGGAGTTGGATACCGCCGAGCTGATGGCGATCCTCGAGCGTGTCAAGCCGTTGCTTGAGGCGGGGGACTACGAGAAGCTCAAAGCGAGTGTCGAGACCCTCGTCTGGCTGGAAGCCGAGCTGGAAAAGAAGGGCGCGAGAGTCGCGCGTTTACGCAAGGCCCTGTCCATTAACACGAAGAAGACCGAGAAGACGAGCGAGGTGCTCAAAGGGGCGGGTGCCACAGAGTCGCCGCAAGGCAACGACGAAGAGAGGAGCGGTGAGAAGCCGGAGAAGAAGAAAAAGAAGCCGAAGGGACACGGTCGTAACGGCGCTGACGCCTATGAGGGCGCGGGGAAGACCCAGGTGCCTCATGAATCGCTCAAACCTGGCGACTCGTGCCCGGAGTGCGAGACCACCAGCGCCAAGGTCTACCCCCTGATCAATCCAGTCAAGCTGGTGCGCGTCAGAGGCCAGGCACCTATTCAAGCGGAGGTTTACGAGCTCGAAGGACTACGCTGCAATCTCTGCCTTAAGGTGTTCCGGGCCAAGGCTCCGGAGGAGGTCGGGGAGAAGAAGTACGACGAGACGTCGGCGAGCATGATCGGGCTCTTGAAGTACGGCACTGGGCTGCCCTTCAACCGACTCGCGAGGCTGATGAAGAGCTTCAAGATTCCTCTTCCAACCTCGACTCAGTGGGACATCATCAGAAAGGCTGCCATCATCCTCAAGATAGCCTGCGAAGAGCTCATCCGGCAAGCAGCGCAGTGGGATATCTTCTACAACGACGATACCTCGATAAAGATCCTTCAGCTGCTCAAAGAGAACCAACAGATCGAACAGGCGGGATCGAAAGAGCGTACGGGGATCTTCACCTCGGCTATCGTCGCGAGCTGCGACGACCACAAGATCGCAGTGTTCTTCACCGGGCGCCAGCACGCCGGGGAAAACCTCGGGGACGTGCTCCGGCACAGGGCGAAGGAGCTCGAGAGACCGATGCATATGTGCGACGGGTTGTCGCGCAATGTGCCAAAGGATTTCGCGGACCTCCTGATCAAGGCCAATTGCATGGCCCATGGTCGCAGGAAGTTCGTGGAGGTGGCCGACAACTTCCCTCAAGAATGCCTACACGTGCTCAAGTCCTTGTGCCGCGTCTACCGCAACGATGCCACCGCCCGCAAAGAGGAGATGTCGCCCGAGGAGCGGCTTCGTTTCCATCAAGATCACTCCGCCAAAGTCATGACGGATCTGAAGAGCTGGATGAATGAGCAACTGGAGGAAAGGAACGTCGAACCGAACTCGTCGTTGGGGGGCGCCTTCTCCTACATGCTCAAGCGATGGGACAAACTGACGTTATTTCTGCGCAAGCCTGGCGCACCGCTGGACAACAATATCTGCGAACGAGCGCTGAAGAAAGCCGTCCTCCACCGCAAGAACGCGCTGTTCTACAAGACCGAGAAGGGCGCCCGCGTCGCCGACAGATTCATGAGCCTGATCTACACCGCCGAGCTGGAGGGAGTCGATCCGTTCGACTATCTCACCGAGCTTCTGAAGCATCCCGAAGAGGTGCGGCGCAGCCCCCAGGATTGGATGCCCTGGAACTATCAGGCGGCCGTTGCGGCAGCCGAGGCGGCGATCGCTCAGTCTGACGTCGACTTGGCGGCCTGA